Below is a window of Shewanella khirikhana DNA.
ATGGAGCAGGTATTTGAGGGCGGCGCTGACCGGACGCTTAAGCCAGGTTTTGCCCGAGAGTTGGGGCAGGTGGCTGTCTATCAGATTATCGACGGTAAATATCATGGCGGTTCCCGTATCAGGCGACCCGGCGGCGGGCCTTGGTGGCGAGCAAGATTTCCTGTTCCAGTTCCAGGCGATGGGCACCGTGGTTCCACCGTAGCAGCTGGAAATTGCCCTGGGGCGTTTCGGCGATAAGGGTGGTGTTTTCGACCCAGTCACCTGTGTTGGCGTAAATGCGCTGACTGTTTTCATCCAGCGCGGGCTGGTGGATATGACCGCACACCACCATGTCGCAGCCTTCGGCGGCGCAGTAACGCAGTGCGGCATCGCGGTATTTGCCAATGGCGGCCTGAGCTTTGCTCACCCGCGACTTGATGTAACCGGCCAGTGACCAATAGGGGAGGCCAAGGCGTTTGCGGGCGCTGTGCAGGGCGCGGTTAAGCCACAGCAGCAGGTCATACAGGTTGTCGCCCAGCCGGGCATGGAAGCGGCCGATGGCGATGTCGGCATCAAATTGATCGCCATGGATTACCCGCACTTTAAGCCCCTGGCGACTCAGGTGGTCGTGGAACAGGCTGATGCGAATACCGCGGAACAGACCGCCTTCAAAGCGGCGGAACCACTCATCGTGGTTGCCGGGTACATAAACAATTTCCACGCCCTGCTCGGCCAGTGCCAACAGTAATTCCAGCACTTTTTTATGGCTTTCAGGCCAGTAGCTGCGCCGTTTCAGCGCCCACAGGTCGACAATATCGCCCGCCAAAACCAGCTTGTCGTAATGGTAGGACGACAGCAGGCTCAGCAGCGCTTCGGCTTTGCAGTCCGGGGTGCCAAGGTGCACATCGGAAATCCACAGGCAGTGGAAGCTGCCAAGGGCGCCGCCGCGACGTTTGCCTGGGGAGTCTTGTGTTGATGAGCGGGGTGCTGATGATGTGGGCGTTGATGATAGTGGTGTAGCGGATGAATCGTTGGCGCTGAGCTTGGGGTTGATGTTGTCGTTGCTGCTGATCTTGATACCAGTAGTGGGCGCAATTTTAGTGTCGGTATTAGCGTTACCGTCAGTATTACAGCTGTCAGTAGTACAGGAAGAAGTGGCGGACTGGGCTGCCGTCAATGATGGCGTGTTGGTGTCCATAGCGACTCCGGGCGTTTGCAATAGCTGCAGTCTAGGATGGGGGGATGACGCTGAAATGACGGCCAAATGACGCGGATATGACAATTATCGCCTGGTGCTTTGGAAGGTTAGGGGGGACTTGGCGATGCAGCGCAGATGAGTTTTAGCGGGTGGCGTCGGCCGAGTTTCAGCTATGGCACCTTACTGACTCAGGCGAGTCTTTTCACCAGAATGGTTTCCGGCAGGGTGATAACAAAGTGGGCACCTTCGCCTGGGGCTGTTTCCAGGGTGATTTCACCGCCAAGCACCTGATGAACAAGGTTATACACTATGTTCATCCCCAGACCACTGCCGCCTTTGCCGCGCTTGGTGGTGAAGAAGGGGGTAAAAATGTGGCTTTGCACTTCTTCGCTCATGCCGCAGCCATCATCGCGGTAATCAATCACTATGCCGTTTTCATGGTGGCTGATATTCAGGGTTAGATGGCCGGAGCCACCTTCGGGGAAGGCGTGGATAATCGAGTTGTTAAACAGGTTACTGATGATTTGATAGAAGATGCCGGGGTTACTGTTAATGTACATCTGTGGATCGCACTGATAGCTGTAGTGGTGGCCGGAGCGCGACAGTAACGGATTGAGCGATAAAAAGATTTCATCGACATACTGGCATAAGTCGAACTCGCGCAGCTCCTCGTGGGACTGGTCGACCGACACCTTCTTAAAGCTGCTGATAAGCTTGGCCGCCCGCTCGAGGTTAGTGCGCATTAACTTACAGCAGTCGTTTACCTCGTTCTGGTATTGCATAAAGTCGTCTTCATCCACCTCTCCGTTCTGGAAGGCGGCGGTAAACTCGCGCACCCTGTCCTGCAGGTGAGAGGCGGCGGTGACAGAGATACCTATGGGGGTGTTCACTTCGTGGGTAATGGACGCCACCAGACCGCCCAGAGTGGCCATTTTTTCTTTGTCTATCAGTTCATCCCTTGCCTGACTCAGCTCTTCCAGAGTCTCGTTCAGCTCTTCATTTTTTTGCGACAACTCGCGGGTGCGGTCCAGCACCCTGTGTTCCAGCTCGGCATTGAGGCTGCGAAGTGCCTCTTCGGCTTCCTTGAGCCGCTGGATGTTTTTGATGGTGCCCATGATACGGTTGGGGCGGCCCTTCTCATCACGGGAAATCACCCGCCCATGGTTGAGCACCCACAGCCAGCTGTCTTCGCCGGTGCGGCCGCGGTAACTTACCTCAAATTCATCCTCACCGTGGTAGAGGGTGCTTTCCATGGTTTGCATCACCAGCGGCTGGTCGTCGGGATGGATCACCGCCGCCAGGGTGCTTTCCAGGCTGGTTTCATTTTCCGGATACAGCATAAAGGTGTTGGAGCGGGTCAGACGTTTATTGGCGATTTCCCAATCCCAGAATTCATCGCCACTGCTCCACAGCGCCTGCTGCAAGCGCTGTTCACTGACGGCAATTTTGCCAAGCAGCGCCATCTTGGCGCGGTATTTCGACATGCTCATATAGAGGATGATGCCAAGCACAGATGCCATCATCAGTATATACAGGCTGTATGCCCACCAGGTCTGCCAGGGCGCCGGGAAAATATGAATATCCAGCGCGGTGACCGGACTCAGGGCTCCATCGATATTTCTCGCCCTGACCTCAAAGCGATAGTTACCCGGGCTCAAGCCGGTAAAGCTTGCCTGATGGCCGTTTAAGTCTCTGAACCAGTTATCGTCCAGCCCCAGCATACGGTAGTCGTAATTGAGCTGATTGCCGTCAATCAGCGCAGGTGATTGATAGCTAAATGAGAACAGGGTATCGCGGTAGCTGATATCAAGCCGCGGCGCCGCGTCATCGCGGTTTGCCGCGGGTAAGGCGGCGGGCTTATTCATCAGCAAAAAGCTGTGGATCACCGGCGCTCTGGGGGCAGGTCTGGGGCTCAGCTTGTCGGGGCGAATGTGGTTAAAGCCATTGATGCCACCAAGGTACAGGCTGCCATCGTTATCGACAAAGGCAGCGCCGAAATTGAATTCATTGTCCTGCAGGCCATCGGCCCGGGTGAAGTTGCGGATATGGCCGCTGGTCGTATCTATGATGCTCAGCCCGGTGGAAGTCCCTGCCCACAGTCGCTGCGCTTTATCGAGAATCGACAGGTATACCACATTGCCCACCAGGCCGCTGTCCTGGTTGAAGTGCTGCAGGATCATGCTTTGGGTATCCAGCGAAAACTCACCATTGTCCGATGCAATCCACAGCCGACTGTGGTTATCCATATAGATAGAAAACAAATGGTTGCTGGGCAGTGCCGGGTTGGAGGCGGTATTGAAATGGGTGGCGCTGCCGTCTTTGGCAAGCCTTGCCAGGCCGCCGCCATAGGTCGACACCCACAGGTTGCCGGCGGCATCTTCGGCCATGCCGGTGACCTGATCCTCGGGCAGAATATTACTGCCAAAACGGTCGATGGACTCAAATTGGCCTGTGGTTCTGTCCATGCGGCTGATGCCGCCATCTAGGGTGGTTATCCAGTAGTTGTGATTACTGTCGTGAAACAGGCTGTAGAGGGTGTTGCTTGGCAAGCCGCCGCTGACCCCCGGCTGGTAGCTGAAGTGCTCCACCGATTGACGATCGGCGCTGGCGATAATCAGTCCAAGCCCGCGGGTGCCAATCCACAGCCGTCCTTCGTCATCTTCATTGATAAAACTGATAAAGGCCTGATCGAGGCCATCGAACGGCAGATTGTGGGCTAAAAAGCCGGAGACTTCGCCCTTGTCTTCCATGGCGCGCATTAAGCCACCTGTCGAGCCAACCCACAGCTGGCCATGCCTGTCCCGGAAGATACTGCGAATATCGGTGCTGCGCAGGTTGTGGTCGGCAAAACTTAACCCATGCACATGGCCAAAGACGGCCGCTGCCAGCGACAAACGGGATACACCTGCACTGCGGGTGCCTATCCACAGCAGGTTGTTGTCGTCAGCCCACAGACGGGTGAGGGTTTGGCTGGTCAGGCTCAGGTAGTCGCTGGGGGAGTGAGCATAAAGGGAAATCTTGTTCTGTTTGGGAACAAGCTTGGCCAGGCCACTGCCGGAGGTGGCTATCCACAGCGAGCCTTCGCGGTCGAGGCGTAAATCGGTAATGGTATTGGGGGACATTTCCGGCGGAAAGTGCTGATGGAAGCTCTCCAGCATGTCTTCTTCGATTTGATAGCTGAACAGCCCCATGCTGTGGGTGCCAAGCCAGAGGGTGCCTGCGCTGTCGGCGGTGATAGCACTGACCCCAAGGCCTTTGAGTGCATCCGGGCTAACCTCCTTGCCGCTGAAGCCAAGGTGAGATACCCCCGATTGGCTGATAATCCAGAAACCGCCGCGACCATCGGCGGTTATCCCCTGCAGATGGTTATCGGCAAGGGCGGGGCTTGACTGATTATTGAGGCGTTTTATCACCTTGCCTTCAGCGGGGGAGAACACCAGTAGCCCTTGTTTGTCGGTGGCAAGCCAGAGGTTGCCCAAATGGTCTTCGGCGATGCCGGTAAAGGCCACATCGGGAATACCGGCATCGGCGCCGAATACCTCAAAGTCGTCGCTTTGGTGGCGATAATGGTTTAGGCCGGCATTTTCGGTCAGCAGCCACAGCTCGCCCGGGGCACCGGACTGGGTGACATACACAAAGCTGATGTCGTTGGCCGAGGGGCCTTTGCTGGTTTGGTTGTGGGTATAAACTTTGAAGGATTGACCATCGTAGCGGTTCAGGCCAGCCTGGGTGGCGACCCATAGATAGCCTCTGTCGTC
It encodes the following:
- a CDS encoding UDP-2,3-diacylglucosamine diphosphatase, which translates into the protein MDTNTPSLTAAQSATSSCTTDSCNTDGNANTDTKIAPTTGIKISSNDNINPKLSANDSSATPLSSTPTSSAPRSSTQDSPGKRRGGALGSFHCLWISDVHLGTPDCKAEALLSLLSSYHYDKLVLAGDIVDLWALKRRSYWPESHKKVLELLLALAEQGVEIVYVPGNHDEWFRRFEGGLFRGIRISLFHDHLSRQGLKVRVIHGDQFDADIAIGRFHARLGDNLYDLLLWLNRALHSARKRLGLPYWSLAGYIKSRVSKAQAAIGKYRDAALRYCAAEGCDMVVCGHIHQPALDENSQRIYANTGDWVENTTLIAETPQGNFQLLRWNHGAHRLELEQEILLATKARRRVA
- a CDS encoding two-component regulator propeller domain-containing protein translates to MKLTISALLIFCGALFCVQAYGYTPAFQTLEAEHGLSMNTVNDLVTDDRGYLWVATQAGLNRYDGQSFKVYTHNQTSKGPSANDISFVYVTQSGAPGELWLLTENAGLNHYRHQSDDFEVFGADAGIPDVAFTGIAEDHLGNLWLATDKQGLLVFSPAEGKVIKRLNNQSSPALADNHLQGITADGRGGFWIISQSGVSHLGFSGKEVSPDALKGLGVSAITADSAGTLWLGTHSMGLFSYQIEEDMLESFHQHFPPEMSPNTITDLRLDREGSLWIATSGSGLAKLVPKQNKISLYAHSPSDYLSLTSQTLTRLWADDNNLLWIGTRSAGVSRLSLAAAVFGHVHGLSFADHNLRSTDIRSIFRDRHGQLWVGSTGGLMRAMEDKGEVSGFLAHNLPFDGLDQAFISFINEDDEGRLWIGTRGLGLIIASADRQSVEHFSYQPGVSGGLPSNTLYSLFHDSNHNYWITTLDGGISRMDRTTGQFESIDRFGSNILPEDQVTGMAEDAAGNLWVSTYGGGLARLAKDGSATHFNTASNPALPSNHLFSIYMDNHSRLWIASDNGEFSLDTQSMILQHFNQDSGLVGNVVYLSILDKAQRLWAGTSTGLSIIDTTSGHIRNFTRADGLQDNEFNFGAAFVDNDGSLYLGGINGFNHIRPDKLSPRPAPRAPVIHSFLLMNKPAALPAANRDDAAPRLDISYRDTLFSFSYQSPALIDGNQLNYDYRMLGLDDNWFRDLNGHQASFTGLSPGNYRFEVRARNIDGALSPVTALDIHIFPAPWQTWWAYSLYILMMASVLGIILYMSMSKYRAKMALLGKIAVSEQRLQQALWSSGDEFWDWEIANKRLTRSNTFMLYPENETSLESTLAAVIHPDDQPLVMQTMESTLYHGEDEFEVSYRGRTGEDSWLWVLNHGRVISRDEKGRPNRIMGTIKNIQRLKEAEEALRSLNAELEHRVLDRTRELSQKNEELNETLEELSQARDELIDKEKMATLGGLVASITHEVNTPIGISVTAASHLQDRVREFTAAFQNGEVDEDDFMQYQNEVNDCCKLMRTNLERAAKLISSFKKVSVDQSHEELREFDLCQYVDEIFLSLNPLLSRSGHHYSYQCDPQMYINSNPGIFYQIISNLFNNSIIHAFPEGGSGHLTLNISHHENGIVIDYRDDGCGMSEEVQSHIFTPFFTTKRGKGGSGLGMNIVYNLVHQVLGGEITLETAPGEGAHFVITLPETILVKRLA